Proteins co-encoded in one Methanomassiliicoccales archaeon genomic window:
- a CDS encoding serine hydroxymethyltransferase has translation MKEDAFWIREQVKAHNKWFEESLPMIASENVMSPLAKEMMVSDFHDRYAEGLPGKRYYMGNVYVDKVELKCLELARKIFDCQFADVRPTSGTVANIAVLFALVKPGDLVSCSALAQGAHISTAKFGAFGIRGVQSINYPFNEEDMNIDIDGTIKVLLEYRPKVCQFGLSVFLFPTPLKELEETFQEIDASVWYDGAHVLGLIAGKRFQDPFREGCNVISASTHKTFPGPNHGILLANNIDDEIEKNLQRAAFPGVTSSHHLHAMAALAITLAEQEVFAEQYADQVIRNAKALGEELFELGMGVLCPHKGFTESHTIAVDVSEHGGGEIASKDLEDSNIITNKNLLPGDISAVKPSGIRLGSQELTRVGMKESEMKEVANLIYRVVAKKEDPKVVREGVKALKKDFTTVKYCFTEGEAYEYHDFV, from the coding sequence ATGAAGGAAGACGCTTTCTGGATAAGGGAACAGGTGAAAGCCCACAATAAGTGGTTCGAGGAGTCGCTCCCCATGATCGCCTCCGAGAACGTAATGAGTCCCCTGGCCAAGGAGATGATGGTATCCGATTTCCACGACAGGTACGCGGAGGGATTGCCAGGAAAGCGCTACTACATGGGAAATGTCTACGTTGACAAGGTGGAGCTAAAGTGCTTGGAGCTTGCCCGAAAGATTTTTGATTGTCAGTTTGCCGACGTCAGACCGACTTCAGGCACAGTTGCCAATATCGCAGTTCTCTTTGCCCTAGTCAAGCCCGGTGATCTCGTTTCATGCTCAGCCCTGGCTCAAGGTGCTCATATCTCTACAGCGAAGTTCGGGGCCTTTGGAATAAGGGGGGTTCAGTCTATCAACTACCCCTTCAACGAGGAGGACATGAACATCGACATCGACGGGACCATCAAAGTACTGCTAGAGTACCGACCTAAGGTCTGCCAGTTCGGTCTGTCGGTATTCCTTTTCCCGACTCCACTCAAAGAGCTGGAGGAGACTTTCCAGGAGATCGATGCCTCGGTATGGTACGACGGCGCCCATGTCCTAGGACTCATTGCCGGAAAGAGGTTCCAGGACCCGTTCAGGGAAGGGTGCAACGTCATCTCGGCGAGCACTCACAAGACCTTCCCAGGACCCAACCACGGCATACTATTGGCCAACAATATTGATGATGAGATTGAGAAGAACCTGCAGAGAGCCGCCTTCCCAGGCGTAACCAGCAGCCACCATCTACATGCCATGGCGGCGCTCGCGATCACTCTTGCTGAGCAGGAGGTGTTCGCCGAGCAGTACGCCGATCAGGTCATCAGAAACGCTAAGGCCCTTGGCGAGGAGCTCTTCGAGCTCGGCATGGGGGTTCTCTGCCCCCACAAGGGTTTCACTGAATCTCATACTATTGCAGTCGATGTTTCAGAGCATGGTGGCGGCGAGATCGCATCCAAGGATCTTGAGGATTCGAACATCATCACGAACAAGAACCTTCTCCCCGGAGACATTAGCGCGGTCAAGCCCTCAGGTATCCGGTTGGGAAGTCAGGAACTGACCCGCGTGGGCATGAAGGAGAGTGAGATGAAGGAGGTCGCCAACCTGATCTACAGGGTGGTGGCGAAGAAAGAGGACCCCAAGGTGGTAAGAGAGGGTGTCAAGGCCCTCAAGAAAGACTTCACCACAGTGAAGTACTGCTTCACCGAGGGGGAAGCCTACGAATATCACGACTTCGTCTGA
- a CDS encoding bifunctional phosphoglucose/phosphomannose isomerase, whose amino-acid sequence MSSILDNLEWMSELDRERMIDQINGFPDHLSSSLCTEVDVEFTGKGICLCGMGGSAISGDILADCVIRESEYHMSVLRGMELPGWVDKETLLIAVSYSGNTKEVLTVLDTAQSKGLNIVAVTSGGRLMEICEEEGIPYAMVPTGFQPRAALGYLLGSTACILETAGVIPIASNLTHLVDPLKKFQEILVPEVPIEENLAKRTALDLEGVVPVVYSASELSPAALRWHTQINENSKMMAFTGEVPECNHNHIVGWMEGSMDTFCRPVFLRSRTDNPSIKEIMSVTIDVLKEGGKSPVVLDFNEETKIHNLMAAIMVGDFVSYYLAMLNGVDPLPVESIQDLKRRMSSSI is encoded by the coding sequence ATGAGTTCTATCCTGGACAATCTCGAATGGATGTCCGAACTCGATCGTGAGAGAATGATCGATCAGATCAATGGTTTCCCTGATCACCTGTCCTCCTCCCTTTGCACCGAGGTTGATGTCGAGTTTACAGGAAAGGGCATCTGCCTCTGTGGAATGGGCGGATCTGCCATCAGCGGGGACATCCTTGCCGATTGTGTCATTCGTGAGTCTGAATATCATATGTCCGTGCTCAGAGGGATGGAACTACCGGGATGGGTTGATAAAGAGACCCTCCTGATAGCTGTCAGCTACTCGGGAAACACCAAGGAAGTACTGACTGTTCTGGACACTGCCCAAAGTAAGGGATTGAACATCGTCGCGGTAACCTCTGGGGGAAGGCTCATGGAAATCTGTGAGGAAGAAGGTATACCCTACGCCATGGTTCCCACTGGATTTCAACCCAGGGCGGCTTTGGGATACCTTCTAGGATCGACAGCATGCATCCTTGAGACTGCGGGAGTGATCCCCATCGCGAGCAACCTGACTCATTTGGTGGATCCTCTGAAGAAGTTTCAAGAAATATTGGTTCCAGAGGTTCCTATTGAAGAGAATTTGGCCAAGAGGACCGCTTTGGATCTGGAGGGCGTCGTTCCTGTCGTATACTCCGCTAGTGAGTTGAGTCCGGCTGCCCTGAGATGGCATACACAGATCAACGAGAACTCTAAAATGATGGCGTTTACCGGAGAAGTACCTGAGTGCAACCACAACCACATCGTGGGATGGATGGAGGGTAGCATGGATACCTTCTGCCGTCCGGTATTTCTAAGATCGAGAACGGACAATCCTTCGATCAAAGAGATAATGTCGGTCACAATCGATGTCTTGAAGGAAGGGGGAAAATCCCCTGTCGTACTGGATTTCAACGAGGAGACGAAGATCCACAACCTCATGGCGGCCATAATGGTTGGCGACTTCGTATCTTACTACCTGGCAATGCTGAATGGTGTGGACCCCCTTCCCGTGGAATCCATCCAGGATCTCAAGCGAAGGATGTCCAGTTCCATCTGA
- the ribB gene encoding 3,4-dihydroxy-2-butanone-4-phosphate synthase: MTAKLEKALEDLRKGKIVLVYDADDREGETDMVIASEKVTPDTIRTLRSDAGGLICTTLHAEISNRIGLPFLADVFSSVSDKYPVMELLAPNDIPYDTKSAFSITINHRKTFTGITDTDRALTITEFTKLAGKAMDHTNGWASRELGKNFRAPGHVMLLNTSKELLSTRMGHTELSTAMLVMADLIPSATICEMMGDDGRALSKEKAKEYARDFNLVFLEGKEIIEAWRNWEGE; the protein is encoded by the coding sequence ATGACAGCCAAACTTGAAAAAGCCCTGGAGGACCTTAGAAAGGGCAAGATCGTCCTGGTGTACGACGCTGATGACCGTGAGGGGGAGACCGACATGGTCATAGCCTCTGAGAAGGTTACACCAGACACCATCAGGACACTCCGCAGCGATGCTGGAGGTCTCATCTGCACAACTCTTCACGCTGAAATCAGCAACAGGATAGGGCTGCCTTTTCTCGCAGATGTGTTCTCATCGGTTTCCGACAAGTACCCGGTCATGGAACTGCTTGCTCCGAACGACATACCATATGACACCAAGTCCGCGTTCTCCATAACCATCAATCACAGGAAGACCTTCACAGGCATAACCGACACGGATAGGGCATTGACCATAACTGAATTCACCAAGCTCGCAGGCAAGGCCATGGACCACACCAACGGTTGGGCATCCAGGGAACTGGGGAAGAACTTCAGAGCCCCCGGACACGTTATGCTGCTCAACACCTCCAAGGAGTTGCTCTCCACCCGAATGGGACATACCGAACTGTCGACCGCAATGTTGGTGATGGCGGACCTCATCCCTTCCGCAACGATATGTGAGATGATGGGAGACGATGGAAGAGCCCTCTCAAAGGAAAAAGCTAAGGAGTATGCTCGAGATTTCAACTTAGTGTTCCTCGAGGGGAAGGAGATCATAGAGGCTTGGAGGAACTGGGAGGGGGAGTGA
- a CDS encoding FAD synthase — MVRVMASGVFDILHTGHIHYLTEAKSLGDELFVVVATDSTVRKKKHEPITSEGMRLELVRSLKPVDHAYLGREGDIFDIVKDIKPDIIALGYDQHFEEEQLTKDLKSRGLDVKIVRISEFDHDLNGTRKIIQKIVDWYTFKKKMQKTEGDR, encoded by the coding sequence ATGGTCCGGGTAATGGCCTCGGGTGTGTTCGATATTCTTCATACTGGACATATTCATTACCTGACGGAAGCTAAGAGCCTGGGCGATGAACTTTTCGTGGTGGTGGCCACCGACAGTACGGTCAGGAAGAAGAAGCACGAGCCCATCACTTCGGAGGGAATGAGGCTGGAGCTCGTCCGTAGCCTCAAGCCAGTGGACCACGCATACCTGGGCAGGGAAGGCGATATCTTCGATATCGTCAAGGATATCAAACCCGACATAATCGCCCTTGGCTATGATCAGCACTTCGAGGAAGAACAGCTTACAAAGGACCTTAAATCGAGAGGGCTTGATGTTAAGATCGTCCGCATCTCAGAATTCGATCACGACCTGAACGGTACCAGGAAGATCATACAGAAGATCGTGGACTGGTACACGTTCAAGAAGAAGATGCAAAAGACGGAGGGTGATCGATGA
- a CDS encoding riboflavin synthase, translating to MKVIGIVDTTFARYDMGSAAAKELKGLGTGFKIIRRTVPGIKDLPVAAKKLLEEEECDIAMALGMPGKADKDKVCAHEASQGIIQAQLMTNKHIIEVFVHEDEAEDEKTLAWLMDRRAREHARNVYDLLFRPQDLIKNAGMGLRQGFEDVGPAMGGRKHG from the coding sequence ATGAAGGTAATTGGGATCGTGGACACCACCTTCGCCCGGTACGACATGGGCTCCGCCGCTGCGAAGGAATTGAAAGGATTGGGTACTGGATTCAAGATCATCAGGAGGACCGTTCCAGGCATCAAAGACCTGCCGGTGGCAGCGAAGAAGCTCCTCGAAGAGGAGGAATGCGATATCGCAATGGCGCTTGGTATGCCAGGGAAGGCCGACAAGGACAAGGTGTGCGCCCATGAGGCCTCGCAGGGCATCATCCAAGCCCAGCTGATGACCAATAAGCACATCATAGAGGTCTTCGTCCACGAGGACGAGGCCGAGGACGAGAAGACCCTCGCATGGCTGATGGATAGAAGAGCGAGGGAACATGCCCGCAACGTCTACGATCTACTGTTCAGACCTCAGGATCTCATCAAGAACGCGGGCATGGGACTGAGGCAGGGTTTCGAGGATGTTGGACCTGCAATGGGAGGAAGAAAGCATGGCTAA
- a CDS encoding 6,7-dimethyl-8-ribityllumazine synthase: protein MAKYKVGIVVSEFNFDITSMMLERALAHAEFLDVEVPKVIKVPGVFDMPLAIKKLLEDKNIDGVVTLGCVIEGETEHDQIVIQHASRKITDLSVEYGKPVTLGISGPGMTRLQAEERVEKAKDSMEACVKLLKMLS from the coding sequence ATGGCTAAGTACAAGGTGGGAATCGTGGTCTCGGAGTTCAACTTCGACATCACCTCAATGATGCTGGAGAGGGCACTAGCACACGCAGAGTTCTTGGACGTGGAGGTGCCTAAAGTGATCAAGGTGCCGGGGGTCTTCGATATGCCCTTGGCCATCAAGAAGCTGCTTGAGGACAAGAACATCGACGGGGTCGTGACTCTTGGATGCGTTATTGAAGGGGAGACCGAACACGACCAGATCGTTATCCAGCACGCATCTAGGAAGATAACTGATCTCTCCGTGGAGTACGGAAAGCCCGTTACACTCGGTATAAGCGGACCGGGAATGACAAGGCTCCAGGCAGAGGAGAGAGTGGAAAAGGCGAAGGATTCTATGGAAGCCTGTGTCAAACTATTGAAGATGCTATCCTGA
- a CDS encoding DUF3795 domain-containing protein, translating to MMWISGCGYACSECVLREYNKCEGCSPENKLTSLCPIYKCIESKGFDTCLRCLERMKCRTYSRALKQCPIRRSICSNW from the coding sequence ATGATGTGGATAAGCGGCTGCGGATATGCCTGTTCCGAGTGCGTCCTAAGAGAGTACAACAAATGCGAGGGCTGTTCTCCCGAGAACAAGCTTACCTCCCTATGTCCCATCTACAAGTGCATTGAGAGCAAGGGTTTCGATACATGCCTGCGATGCCTCGAACGCATGAAGTGCAGGACATATTCTAGAGCATTGAAGCAGTGCCCAATCCGTAGATCGATCTGCAGCAACTGGTGA
- a CDS encoding aminotransferase class I/II-fold pyridoxal phosphate-dependent enzyme, which yields MMKATRRALDINYAIADMVFPMRDLEAQGHEVLKLYIGDPNKFDFETPQVMKDALCRAAETCDHGYTETEGVWELREAIAEREHRKNKLTIGPEDVYITAGVTESLQMTMAALLNKGDEILLPGPGYPPYNLFIRFYEGVPVHYRADEENGWQPDLDDLRKKINERTRAIVVINPNNPTGAVYDRKTLQELVNIAGEHDVVLITDEIYDMITYEGEHTSPATFAKDVPVMVFNGFSKVYLVPGWRVGYMAMVDETGVLNEVRDGIVRQLGLRISANAPAQVAAAETLRGDLSFLEGYRRTLQERSRYAWKRLNQMPGISAVRPKAAFYIFPKIECDVWKDDKQFVMDALNEAHVVLVPGSGFDPDHGKGHFRSVTLPPLEIQEKAFNWLEDFMIKHCL from the coding sequence ATCATGAAAGCGACACGGCGGGCGTTGGACATCAACTACGCTATCGCGGATATGGTCTTTCCTATGAGGGATCTAGAGGCACAAGGCCACGAGGTCCTGAAGCTTTACATCGGGGATCCGAACAAGTTTGACTTCGAGACCCCCCAGGTGATGAAGGACGCCCTTTGCAGGGCTGCCGAGACCTGTGACCATGGATACACCGAGACGGAGGGCGTCTGGGAGCTGAGGGAAGCGATAGCCGAGAGGGAGCACAGAAAGAACAAGCTCACGATCGGTCCAGAGGATGTCTACATAACCGCGGGCGTGACCGAGTCGCTCCAGATGACGATGGCAGCCCTCCTCAACAAGGGTGATGAGATACTACTTCCCGGGCCTGGTTATCCGCCCTATAACCTCTTCATTCGATTCTATGAAGGGGTCCCAGTACACTATCGCGCCGATGAGGAGAACGGATGGCAACCGGACCTTGACGACCTAAGGAAGAAGATCAACGAAAGAACGAGGGCAATAGTGGTCATCAATCCCAACAACCCCACTGGGGCTGTGTACGACCGTAAAACGCTGCAGGAGCTGGTCAATATCGCCGGAGAGCACGATGTCGTACTCATAACCGACGAGATATACGACATGATCACCTACGAGGGGGAGCATACTTCCCCCGCGACCTTCGCCAAGGACGTACCGGTGATGGTCTTCAACGGTTTCTCCAAGGTCTACCTGGTCCCTGGATGGAGGGTGGGATACATGGCCATGGTGGACGAGACCGGCGTCTTGAATGAAGTTAGGGATGGCATCGTCCGTCAGCTGGGGCTTCGAATCTCAGCTAACGCACCTGCCCAGGTCGCCGCCGCAGAGACGCTCAGAGGAGATCTTTCTTTCTTGGAGGGATACCGCAGAACGCTTCAGGAAAGGTCGAGATACGCCTGGAAACGTCTCAACCAGATGCCCGGTATCAGTGCGGTGAGGCCCAAGGCTGCTTTCTACATATTTCCCAAGATCGAATGCGACGTTTGGAAGGACGACAAGCAGTTTGTGATGGACGCCCTGAATGAAGCCCATGTCGTCCTTGTACCGGGTTCTGGATTCGATCCCGATCACGGAAAGGGACACTTCCGATCTGTGACCTTGCCGCCCCTGGAGATTCAGGAGAAAGCCTTCAACTGGCTTGAGGACTTCATGATCAAACATTGCCTGTAG
- a CDS encoding phosphoadenosine phosphosulfate reductase family protein, with the protein MGAVRLGKILLRWCDHCDLPLLEEDVCGICGSEPKKVEMTPPGDPRPAFPGDIEVIRKVIDDQFGEGCGLVAIPDGRIVLLNKVPALDRMDEVIVGGEVIGALRYDLDSSWRFIMRMNSARTLQGKAVKGCVIADIGAVKPIVSGANLLAPGVIDVHEGVVPGDEVLILDPDGRAIGTGNARMSSGEMLESQRGVAIKTRWTAEPSDYIETGRTKSWDDVVRANQRIIDRRVEEAVKFVRKTMDRNPLPAVVSFSGGKDSLACALVIEDAGLKLPLLFIDTTLEFPETVSYVEEYASEKGLELKRGSASKSIFMESVERFGPPGRDFRWCCKTNKLGPTVRTILEEFPEGVLSFIGQRRYESQSRSEKPRIWKNPWVPGQVGAAPIQNWTSMHVWIYIFSKDAKYNPWYEKGLDRIGCYVCPSADLGEQCFVEEHSPEFRQYKEDLEGFAEKRGLPLEWSSYALWRWRRVPGSIKQELSRIGVEPLRCHNVTREVIELRLDEAIGDDISLQAEGKFNLPLDSATMSNFLTLMGEVTRDGNRFTVDGTIIEDNLVIIKGRDKRDIRTKSEKLVKIVRKADGCVGCGVCLGKCKKGALHLEGGRLRIVEERCVHCGECIEPCPALSFIDVDFEF; encoded by the coding sequence ATGGGCGCGGTACGGCTGGGAAAGATACTCCTCAGATGGTGCGATCATTGTGATCTGCCCCTTCTCGAGGAGGATGTGTGCGGAATATGCGGTTCGGAACCGAAGAAGGTCGAGATGACCCCTCCAGGCGATCCGAGACCAGCGTTCCCTGGTGATATCGAAGTGATCAGAAAGGTCATCGATGACCAGTTTGGGGAAGGATGCGGGCTTGTAGCGATTCCCGATGGAAGAATAGTGCTTCTTAACAAGGTTCCTGCCCTGGACCGGATGGACGAGGTCATCGTGGGTGGTGAGGTCATCGGAGCCCTGCGATACGATCTGGATTCCAGCTGGAGGTTCATCATGAGGATGAACTCCGCCCGGACACTCCAGGGAAAAGCGGTGAAGGGGTGCGTGATCGCTGATATCGGTGCTGTGAAGCCAATTGTGAGTGGAGCCAACCTACTGGCCCCCGGAGTCATCGATGTTCACGAGGGCGTTGTCCCGGGGGATGAAGTGCTCATCCTGGACCCCGATGGAAGGGCCATTGGTACCGGCAATGCCCGCATGTCCTCAGGAGAAATGTTGGAATCTCAAAGAGGTGTCGCCATCAAGACCAGATGGACGGCTGAACCATCTGATTATATTGAGACGGGAAGGACCAAAAGCTGGGATGATGTGGTGAGGGCGAACCAGAGGATCATCGATCGGCGGGTGGAAGAAGCGGTAAAGTTCGTTAGAAAGACCATGGATAGGAACCCTCTTCCCGCTGTGGTCTCATTCTCAGGCGGAAAGGACAGTCTGGCATGCGCCCTCGTGATCGAGGATGCTGGCTTGAAACTTCCTCTGCTTTTCATAGACACCACTCTGGAGTTCCCAGAGACCGTGAGCTATGTTGAGGAGTACGCTTCGGAGAAAGGGTTGGAGCTGAAAAGGGGATCGGCCTCAAAGAGCATTTTCATGGAGAGCGTGGAGCGTTTCGGACCTCCGGGCAGGGATTTCAGGTGGTGCTGCAAGACCAACAAACTTGGTCCTACTGTGAGAACCATCCTAGAAGAGTTTCCTGAAGGCGTCCTTTCTTTCATCGGACAGAGGAGGTACGAGTCACAGAGCAGGTCTGAGAAGCCCAGGATATGGAAGAACCCCTGGGTTCCAGGACAGGTGGGAGCTGCACCCATTCAGAACTGGACATCGATGCACGTCTGGATCTACATCTTCTCCAAGGATGCGAAGTACAACCCCTGGTACGAGAAAGGTCTGGATCGTATTGGCTGCTACGTGTGCCCCTCCGCGGATCTGGGGGAGCAGTGCTTCGTGGAGGAGCACAGCCCGGAATTCAGGCAATACAAGGAGGACCTGGAGGGATTCGCAGAGAAGAGAGGGTTGCCCCTTGAATGGTCCAGTTACGCATTGTGGCGCTGGAGACGTGTCCCCGGTTCCATCAAGCAGGAGTTGTCCAGGATTGGAGTGGAACCGCTTCGCTGTCACAACGTGACCCGTGAAGTGATCGAGCTGAGGTTGGATGAGGCGATAGGTGACGATATCAGCCTTCAGGCGGAGGGGAAATTCAATCTACCCCTGGACTCTGCAACAATGTCCAATTTCCTCACTCTGATGGGAGAGGTGACCAGAGATGGAAATCGGTTCACCGTCGATGGAACAATCATCGAAGATAACCTAGTGATTATTAAGGGCAGGGACAAGCGAGATATACGAACCAAGTCGGAGAAACTGGTCAAGATCGTCCGAAAGGCGGACGGATGCGTAGGTTGCGGTGTTTGTCTCGGAAAATGCAAGAAAGGAGCCCTCCACCTCGAGGGTGGAAGGCTCAGGATAGTGGAGGAGCGTTGCGTACACTGTGGGGAATGCATTGAACCTTGTCCGGCTCTCAGCTTCATCGACGTTGACTTCGAGTTCTAA
- the ftsZ gene encoding cell division protein FtsZ, with translation MFISKISSLSQGRDAPLPNSLVRNALADYEESKAKTEEYVPPQDSANSKIDAELRAIADQLDVCIKIVGCGGGGSNTINRCVDGGIDGAQLCALNTDAKHLLTVRAPRKILIGRTLTRGLGAGAIPQVGEQAARENDMEIRDFLNGANIVFITAGMGGGTGTGSAHYVARIAKEQFQALTLGVVTLPFKAEGALRMENALMGLNRLRMLCDTTIVIPNDKLLELVPKLPVDAAFKVADEVLMQTLKGLTEIITKPGLVNLDYSDIQTVMKEGGVAFVGIGEANDNEDDRVSVAVNEALSSPLLGEIDLKDAQGALIRVVGGPDMTVSEAEKAADIVSSKMSDRARIIWGCSVEPEQQGTIKVLLIITGAKSKYLVGSGYEDITQPLDTVSMSRQSSYNQTSSYAQSGDDTGIDFVR, from the coding sequence ATGTTTATATCCAAGATATCCTCTTTGTCACAAGGGAGGGATGCACCTTTGCCTAATTCATTAGTCAGAAATGCCTTGGCAGATTACGAGGAATCGAAAGCCAAGACTGAGGAGTACGTGCCGCCACAGGACTCCGCGAATTCTAAGATTGATGCAGAGCTACGCGCCATTGCGGATCAATTGGACGTTTGCATCAAGATCGTTGGATGTGGTGGCGGCGGTTCGAACACGATCAATAGGTGTGTTGACGGTGGCATCGACGGAGCTCAGCTCTGCGCGTTGAACACTGATGCAAAGCACCTGCTTACGGTTCGCGCACCAAGGAAGATACTTATTGGCAGGACTCTCACCAGAGGACTGGGAGCGGGAGCCATACCCCAGGTTGGTGAGCAGGCCGCCAGGGAGAACGACATGGAAATCAGGGATTTCCTGAACGGCGCGAACATTGTATTCATAACCGCTGGCATGGGCGGTGGGACCGGTACCGGTTCGGCTCACTACGTGGCGAGGATAGCCAAGGAGCAGTTCCAGGCGTTGACTCTTGGAGTGGTCACATTGCCCTTCAAGGCCGAAGGCGCCCTTAGAATGGAGAACGCTCTCATGGGACTCAACAGGCTCCGCATGCTTTGCGATACCACGATCGTTATTCCTAATGACAAGCTGCTTGAGTTGGTACCCAAGCTCCCGGTGGACGCCGCCTTCAAGGTGGCTGACGAAGTGCTTATGCAGACTCTGAAGGGCCTAACCGAGATCATAACAAAGCCTGGTCTGGTGAATCTGGACTACAGCGATATCCAGACCGTAATGAAGGAGGGCGGCGTTGCCTTCGTTGGCATTGGGGAGGCCAATGACAATGAGGATGACCGCGTGAGCGTCGCCGTCAACGAGGCCCTTTCGTCACCCCTGCTCGGGGAGATTGACCTGAAGGATGCCCAAGGTGCACTCATAAGAGTGGTGGGCGGCCCTGACATGACTGTGAGCGAGGCCGAGAAAGCTGCGGACATTGTTTCCAGCAAGATGAGCGACCGCGCCAGAATCATCTGGGGATGCTCGGTGGAGCCCGAACAGCAGGGGACCATCAAGGTGCTGCTGATCATCACTGGAGCGAAGTCAAAGTACCTGGTAGGCAGCGGATACGAGGATATCACGCAACCGCTGGACACGGTCAGCATGTCCAGGCAGAGCTCATACAATCAAACCTCATCCTATGCTCAGTCGGGAGATGATACTGGCATAGACTTCGTTCGATGA
- a CDS encoding PHP domain-containing protein: MRADLHIHTVFSGDAAQTPAQVLERAKEIGLGAVAIADHNSLEGSLESVKLVNEIIVLKAMEITSNEGHILAFNISEEIERDLSTAETIERIKEAGGIAIASHPYRIWSGLGEKVIRENDFDALEALNGRSLRGANEKAMRLANSLHLPVIGGSDAHTLDEIGKACTVFPDDCQTAEDLVYSIIKGRTGIWGEGRPLGGSFSYGTKCIGEWLGRGMRRL; encoded by the coding sequence ATGAGGGCTGATCTTCACATCCACACTGTATTCTCTGGAGATGCCGCACAGACACCAGCTCAGGTTCTAGAGAGGGCCAAGGAGATAGGGCTGGGAGCGGTGGCAATTGCAGATCACAATTCGCTTGAAGGCTCGTTGGAATCGGTGAAATTGGTCAACGAGATCATCGTTCTCAAGGCAATGGAGATCACTTCGAACGAGGGGCACATCCTGGCTTTCAACATATCTGAGGAGATCGAAAGAGATCTATCGACGGCTGAGACCATTGAGAGGATAAAAGAGGCGGGCGGGATCGCGATCGCATCACATCCGTACCGCATCTGGTCAGGATTGGGTGAGAAGGTCATCAGGGAGAATGATTTCGACGCTTTGGAGGCCCTCAACGGCCGCTCTTTAAGGGGGGCGAACGAGAAGGCAATGCGATTGGCGAATTCGTTGCATCTCCCGGTCATCGGGGGAAGTGACGCCCACACCCTAGATGAGATTGGAAAGGCTTGCACGGTCTTTCCTGATGACTGCCAGACGGCGGAGGATCTGGTATATTCCATAATCAAGGGAAGAACAGGGATCTGGGGCGAGGGCAGACCTCTTGGAGGATCGTTTTCTTACGGCACCAAGTGCATCGGAGAATGGTTAGGAAGGGGAATGAGAAGGCTTTAA